AAACAAACATGTGGATACATAAATCatattcttaatcatttgtatacAAAACAAATTTCTTATTGTTTTTAATTGTACTTTCATccattaaaaatattctctatTGTTATTTAACATTCGCATAAAATTGTTGATTTGTAAGAATTCAAAAGTAACTGAATGattgaaacaaatatttatttagctGAAAATGATACACGACTACTAATGTAAAGAAATTCATTGTAAACCCTTAGCATCCATTACacgtaaaaaagaaaagcaaactatttttttttacatatttttctttatgtttGAGTAAAAGTGATctgcaattttcaaattttggaattgaaaattgtcagttcacaaatatttcttaaaaattaacTTCTTTACAAGCCACGTTGATGTGttacatatgtatacatttaaatatgcgctacaaaatatttaaaacataatACTGACGCAAATGAACGGCACGGAGTACAAAAACTTTTGAAATGTATAGTTGAAAAAAAGCATTACCATTCAGTGATCTTCTTGCATTGATAAGTATCATCCTCAATATAACGGAATTAAATtctcatttttaatttaaagtaaCGACTTAAAAAGAGAAGCATTACTTGTTCCTTGAacgtagaaaataaattatctCGATGTATTAAAATACGAGTAAGATCTATTGCCGTTCATGAAAGTAGTGTTTTAATTGTTCCTACAAAACGTAAAGTTTAGTCATGTATATATGTTGTAGAGCACTCAGTctattttgttttaattaataattctgtACGacgtaatgaaaaatattaaactctTAATGTGTAAACAATGCCAAAGTTTGAATACTGAAATGTGTAACTATACACAACTAAATAATTAGTAACAATTATtggaagaaaaaatacataataaaagTGTCTttagttatatttaattttgatgTATGTTAAAATTAACTCAATTTACAAATCaacttaatatttataattaactaACCATAGTTTTCTTACATTAAAACTATGCTATCGTACAAAGAATTATCCCAGAAACTTTCATTTTTTCCGCGTTTTACTGGACCATAGACTAAATTTTCTCTTAGAAACTTGGTATTATTCGAGTGTACTCTCGTGATATTGATACTGTATTTGTGTGTACACACATTTTAAGCAGCAAGGTGAGTCACTGGCAGCACTGCTTACGCATTCCCTCTGAATTCATTGTTGGCTTAACGTCGATAGGTTCTACGTTTTGTGGCCGGATTGTATCTCCTTCGGGTGGATCACGTATCTGTTTTTGCGATACGATTCTGTAGATTTCTGTAATATTCAAATCTATGTCATTATGTGCTTATGAAGAAATATATTGTTCTTATTGCAGATAAGACAGATTTACTATTGCAGTAGCTAAACAGTAATACTACTAATGATAACATAAATAACATTTAATATTTGAAGGCAAATGATActatgatttttctataaagTTCTTatgcaaataaaaaattatgctcTTATTATCTTTCTTTAAATAAGAATATTAAATGTTATTAAAAATCTTTtaaatcattaaattgattataaaataaataggtTATTttccttaaaataaaaaatataaaattaaatgattCTGTTTTATAcaagaattataatatattatgttaAATTAGACATACATGAAAAAGGTTTAGATATTAATATAACTGGGTAAAAATTCAAGTAAGGATCATTTTACCTGTTAATATATTTTGAAACGCTGTTTCAACATTAGTAGAATCTAAAGCAGAAGTTTCAATGAAAGAGAGGCCATTTCTTTCTGCAAATGCTTTTGCTTCATCAGTTGGAACTGCACGTAGATGCCTCAAATCTGATTTGTTTCCAACCAACATAATCACAATGTTTTGATCAGCATGGTCCCGTAATTCTCTCAACCATCTTTCCACGTTTTCATACGTTAGATGCTTTGCAATATCATATACCAACAGGGCTCCAACTGCACCACGATAGTATCTGATAATTTAGATAAAAAgtaaattacaaatataatttatgaaaGTAATTATgttacttatatatatatatatatatatatattttgaacactataattattttataattgtgaTAATAATGAGATAAATCAATAAGCTAATatactattatacaatattttatcttTTGCACAAAAGATTACAATagaatgattttttatttttttgtcagtaCATAACTTCAACTTACGCAGACGTAATAGCACGGTAACGTTCTTGTCCAGCTGTATCCCAAATTTGGGCTTTGATAGTTTTTCCATCTACTTGTATACTACGTGTTGCAAATTCAACTCCTATAGTTGACTTTGATTCCAAATTAAATTCATTTCTCGTAAATCGTGATAACAAATTACTTTTTCCTACACCAGAATCACCAATAAGAACAActgaaataaaaggaaaaatgtgttagttaaataaattgttatttattcaGAACATTcattgaatttaatatttttgaatactcagtttttatatttgtacactagtaaataatcatttaatttattacaattatataGTTTtcctaataaattttaattaaattaaatgaaagaaaaaaattggtcagctaattttttttattaaattctaaagCACTGTTATATGTCAAAGTGtaccaatataaaaaaaaatgcaatcccataaaataaaacaatttttattctaaacatccgtaaaataatttcttgccgtttatttttattctactaCTTGGTTAAGTAATTTAGAATACAAGTGTCAAAAGTTTTATTcgtgaataaatttaaaaacaaccACATAATGCAAACAAGTATGCGATAGTATACAATTCACGCATACAAATTTGCACACAATCAAATCCTCGATAGACAAATTGTAGAAATCATCCAAAACGATGTGCAATCGCGTGCCACACACATAAATACAAGTGTTTCGCGATATCTCGCGGTGAACCAGAAATAAATGAGACACACGGTTGACTCATGCGATTAACAGTAACATTTTATTTCGAACACATTATTAGTCGGCAATtaacagaaaaattcttttacaacTTTTCGTGCATGGAAAATAGTGTCTGATGTCATCATTTAAACTCGATGCCCTATACTAACTCTGGTCAATCGTTCAAGCGGTTGTGATTCGAACTTGACGTTAATTCAACCCTCGTGTTATTGAACGATGACAATTGTTGATTTTAAagcaatacatatatatgtatatatacatatatgtatgtgcatatatacacacacattatatatatacataccaggcaacatatatatacacacacacacacacacgcacgcacacatctacacacacacacatatacacatacgAGTTTAAAATCATACGTGCACATTACACAGCATACAATAGCAGTAGCATGCACACATGTATGGGCACACGTATGAGATATGCAAATGCGTGTATAGTATAAGTGTGTATGTGGTGGACAAATTTTTAGTCACAAAATTTTACTAGCGAAAAATAAAGAAGCAGGAATGAATCGACAGAGTTTacctttaaataaataatcgtattCGTCATCCCGAGTGCCCATCTCGTCTGGAGCAACAAACCCCTTTAGTAGACTGACGGACGGTGCCTAGATATTGGGATACACTACTACGGTTTGTAGTTATTTACAAAGTGCAGCAGCCTCGTTTCAGGCCCCGTACACTGTTGCTTTACACAGAATGAACGAATGACACCGTGGTGAATGTACACGgtaaaaatatgaaatgaaaCAAGCACGATCACACGATgatataattattttcgttctttCAATTTAACTGTACAATATGGCCTCCTTTCTACGCCCCTCCAAACCGATAAATTACACATGCGCAATGCGTGCCTGCCACACGCACGCGCAGATCGATCATACATTACATACATGTTAGATGAGAATCGCAGCGGAAAATGTAGCTTGAACGTTATCATCCTTTCCATAGACGACAAAGTTggatataaacaaaaatatctaGTCCGCTCAATCGACATGATGTTCTGGACAGAATGTACGGTAGGTATGTATAGTAGGTCAACAAATGATTGGAAAATTAGTAGTGAagcttttattaaaaaattattgcaaaagTTAAAGGCTTCAAAAGAAActaataatattactattttattACGAAAACAGTAACTTATATAAAGTCTACCTGTATGCACTCTGAGAATAGCCTCCTGCCAACACGGCCCTGCCGTAGACACAAATAATTCTGTTTAGAtccaatttattttttcatgaaaTCTATTATAGTACTTAATCAAACATATAATTTCTTTATGAGATCTATACATCCATTACAAAATGctttctatttatatttattttcaaatattgtcatgtttttaattttttaacattaaatgaattttatttagaatttgACTATGCACCAATCAAATCATTTCGCGTACCATAAGTTCACTTAGATTTGCCATTcctgtatttgtatattttgggGCATAATCTCTTACTGTAGGTAAGAAAATTAAGTTCCAAAATAGTATATTTGCTTCTATTTCATTTTTCCCAAGTGATACTATAAAATCTtctaattgattttttttctagTTTAACAGATGAAATATGGTTtctcttattattttatatactcCTACTCCTATACAATTTGGTTTTGCAAATCATatattaattgaataattttcttcatAGTCAATTTcgttttgtaaattatatttcttaataATGTCTTGTATATTATCTGTACCgtcaataaaaatttctttaattacattcttatttttgtttttaataattatcctTTTATAAAGTTTTACCTTAGATGCTAAGTGGTATCTATCATACGAATGATCAAAatactaataaaagaaaaacaaaatgaagcatttattatttttgataaatcACATCATCAGAATATAATTGACAATATATACTACATCAATTAGGAATAAAAGTAGTTATAACTAAAGAAGGAGATATTTTAGGTGAAATTGATGTTGTTCTAAATCAAGTTGATTTTTTATATGGAATTGGAGGTACACCAGGAGTATTAATGGTTTCATTAGCAATTACAACTCATTATATTAGGTATACTGAATTACTTTCACATAATCTTGTTTGAATgagtaaattagaaattttaccaaaaaaaattagaaaaatagggattaataaataaatattaaaactcAATTAGTTAaagataataatataatattttttgctACTAGTGTAACTGGCAAAAAAGATTTAAAACTATTAACAATTTATACTAATGAATTAGCAATTAATAAAACATCTTTAACTAGACTAATTTTTAAAACTAATACAACTCCTTTAATAACAGTAATAACTTTTAATGTCTTACAATTAGGTGCAATTTAAGGAATTTTATTAAGCAAAGATATAGCTAATAAAGCTTTAGTAAATAAAAGATATAAGAAAGGATATAGAAATCataatttaattcaatattaGTTCATGAATTTGATCATGGAATATCATGTTATATTAATGACACTGAaatccattaattaacttcatgtTAAAAATGTTACAGGCTATAATCCTAATTAAGACAATAAAGTATCATAATGTGATTTTGTTACCTCAGACCCAGAAGATATTTTAATGAGATACCTTGGTCAAAGAATTAATATTTCTGatgattattattttcaacaaaGAGTAGCAGCTTGATCATTTATTCAATTAGGATATGGGTGCGCAGGGGCTAAAGGTATAAGTGAAAGATTAATTGTTGAAAGATTTGCTCAATGTTTATTAACACCAGATGATAAAGCATGAAATTTAGAagttttaaattcattttatagTAGAGAGacatacaaaaaatatattataaatctttataattttataattttccaagATAATGATTAAAATTACCATCATATTGACCAGATGCATTATTCAATGTATAACAGTTCAAAATTATCATTACCatacttatatttttataagaaaTATCTTTTACTGCTATAAGACTAAAATACTGGCTTTCAATCAGTACATAGATTAGCAATAAAATATTCATGATCTACATCATCAAGAcgagaataaatttcaatattcttattattttttcaacaaattgtCTTATCATAATATTCAAGTAGgatatttctacattttctttAACAATTAGGTCATTAACAATTTCTACAATAACTTCgtataaaaaagagaaaatatattcttttaaattCGCGTTTAAATGAATCATAGATACATTATGTTACCATAAAAATTGATTAGAAGTGTACTCTATCATACTTCACGATAAAGATTAATACCAAAAAAATACGGCCCTATCGTAGTCATATGGTTTTGTTTCATCACTTCATCGTTTCATGcaacatattatatatactaaAGAACTTGCGAGAATCGGTTAATGCTTGTAGTCCTCTGGTGATAAATGAGCTGAATGTTATCACAATCATTACACATTTTCCAATcatagaaatttaaaatgaatGGTTTAATACCGTATGACATGAGTGTAATATGTTGCCAGCGTACCGGTTTTTTTAAGCATGCGCGGCACGTGAAGGCAAAAACAGTGACGTGCATAACTATTCTAGTATCACACGATAAATCTTAAATTGAGatctcatttttaaaaattcagaaAAATATACCAGAATTTTATGAAgcattttctacaaaataagGATTTTCTAGCCCAATTGCAAAATttaagataataataattaaattaaaacttaAACTCTGGCAACTTGTTTTAAATAAACCACAGTTCTTCGGCAGaatcaattatttattatttaaatcatctataaataaaattaataatttgcaTAGTCATTTTAATATTGTCATTTATAT
The Ptiloglossa arizonensis isolate GNS036 chromosome 12, iyPtiAriz1_principal, whole genome shotgun sequence DNA segment above includes these coding regions:
- the Rab11 gene encoding RAS oncogene family member Rab11 encodes the protein MGTRDDEYDYLFKVVLIGDSGVGKSNLLSRFTRNEFNLESKSTIGVEFATRSIQVDGKTIKAQIWDTAGQERYRAITSAYYRGAVGALLVYDIAKHLTYENVERWLRELRDHADQNIVIMLVGNKSDLRHLRAVPTDEAKAFAERNGLSFIETSALDSTNVETAFQNILTEIYRIVSQKQIRDPPEGDTIRPQNVEPIDVKPTMNSEGMRKQCCQ